From the genome of Methanobacterium petrolearium, one region includes:
- the atwA gene encoding methyl coenzyme M reductase system, component A2: MSFIEIENVTKTFDGVEVLKNLNITIEEGAVLGVLGRSGCGKSVLLNMLRGMKDYRPTEGRIIYNLSICPNCLRVEPPSMAGKVCVCGVNFEPQKVDFWNADRKLFAAVKRRISIMLQRTFALYEDDTVIDNVIKSITGHDEEESTYMAIDLLDMAQMTHRITHIARDLSGGEKQRVVLARQIAKEPMLFLADEPTGTLDPQTAELIHQALIEGVKNRGTTMVITSHWPEVMRQISDYVIWLEKGEIVEEGNPEKVVKSFLDQVPLPEKKEEFKTGGPIIKMEQVKKHYYSIERGVIKAVDGIDLTVDEGEIYGVVGLSGAGKTTLSRILYGLTDPSSGKIEVKLGDNWIDMTEKGIFGRGRVKPYLGILHQEYSLYPHRNVLGNLTEAISLELPAEFAKMKALYVLHAVGFDEEYAEKIIRKYPDELSGGERHRVALAQVLIKEPRIVILDEPTGTMDPITRVQVTDSIHKARDELNQTFLIISHDMDFVLDVCDRASLMRGGKILKTGLPEEIVEDLTPSEKEKMLKEE, encoded by the coding sequence ATGTCTTTTATAGAAATAGAAAACGTCACTAAGACTTTTGACGGAGTAGAAGTCCTAAAAAACCTGAATATAACCATAGAGGAAGGAGCCGTCCTGGGTGTCCTGGGAAGAAGTGGCTGTGGAAAATCCGTTCTGCTTAACATGCTTAGGGGTATGAAGGATTATCGTCCCACTGAGGGTCGAATAATTTACAATCTTTCGATTTGCCCTAATTGTTTAAGAGTGGAACCGCCTTCCATGGCAGGAAAAGTTTGCGTATGTGGTGTTAATTTCGAACCTCAGAAAGTAGACTTCTGGAATGCTGATCGTAAACTCTTTGCCGCTGTTAAGCGTCGAATATCAATTATGTTGCAGAGGACTTTCGCTCTGTATGAAGATGATACTGTTATTGATAATGTTATAAAGTCCATCACTGGACACGATGAAGAAGAAAGTACTTATATGGCAATCGACCTGCTGGATATGGCTCAAATGACCCACCGGATCACCCATATTGCCCGTGATCTTTCAGGAGGGGAAAAACAGAGGGTGGTTTTAGCCAGGCAGATTGCCAAGGAACCCATGTTATTTTTAGCTGACGAACCCACCGGTACTCTTGACCCCCAAACCGCGGAATTAATACACCAAGCCCTTATTGAAGGAGTCAAGAACAGGGGAACCACCATGGTCATCACTTCCCACTGGCCAGAAGTTATGCGTCAGATCTCCGATTATGTGATCTGGCTGGAAAAAGGAGAAATAGTGGAAGAAGGGAACCCAGAAAAAGTAGTGAAAAGTTTCCTAGACCAAGTACCTCTCCCTGAAAAGAAAGAGGAATTCAAAACTGGTGGCCCCATCATCAAAATGGAACAAGTTAAAAAACACTATTACTCCATTGAGAGAGGAGTTATTAAAGCCGTGGATGGCATAGACCTCACAGTAGATGAAGGAGAGATATATGGAGTGGTAGGGCTCTCAGGTGCCGGTAAAACTACACTTTCCCGTATTCTTTACGGCCTCACCGATCCCAGTAGTGGTAAAATTGAAGTTAAATTAGGTGATAATTGGATTGATATGACTGAAAAGGGTATTTTTGGCAGAGGTCGAGTTAAACCATATTTAGGAATACTTCACCAGGAATATAGCCTTTATCCCCACAGAAACGTCCTAGGAAACCTTACCGAAGCAATCAGCCTGGAATTGCCCGCAGAATTTGCGAAAATGAAGGCACTTTACGTTCTTCACGCCGTTGGCTTCGATGAAGAATATGCTGAAAAAATTATCAGGAAGTATCCCGATGAACTGAGTGGAGGAGAACGCCACCGGGTTGCCCTGGCCCAGGTGCTCATCAAAGAACCTCGAATTGTTATACTGGATGAACCTACCGGTACCATGGACCCCATTACCAGGGTACAGGTCACTGATTCTATTCACAAAGCCCGGGACGAGTTAAACCAAACTTTCCTCATCATCAGCCATGATATGGACTTTGTGTTAGATGTTTGCGACCGCGCCTCCCTAATGAGAGGTGGAAAAATCCTTAAAACCGGCCTACCTGAAGAAATTGTGGAAGACTTAACCCCCTCAGAAAAAGAGAAAATGTTAAAGGAGGAATAA
- a CDS encoding ExbD/TolR family protein — MAINTQSYRRKLRSKQARVNLVPLIDVIFTILIFLMVTSTFQAASDNGSSGKPEVTDSSGSSEYYLIPVAGLEKVMVDGVDMSSYIRDSAIAVHTRVIDEGEIIIQPKKGTIIITTPAGMSPEDAVSIPQN; from the coding sequence ATGGCCATTAATACCCAGAGTTATCGGCGGAAATTACGTAGTAAACAGGCTAGAGTTAATTTAGTCCCTTTAATTGATGTGATTTTTACTATTCTCATATTTTTAATGGTTACCAGCACTTTCCAGGCTGCTTCCGATAATGGGAGTAGTGGGAAACCAGAGGTAACTGATTCCAGTGGCAGCTCAGAATATTATCTTATACCAGTTGCAGGACTTGAAAAAGTAATGGTTGATGGAGTGGACATGTCCAGTTACATTCGTGACAGTGCCATTGCAGTGCACACCAGAGTGATTGATGAAGGAGAGATCATTATTCAACCCAAGAAGGGAACCATTATCATCACCACCCCTGCAGGTATGAGTCCAGAGGATGCTGTCAGTATTCCCCAAAATTAA
- a CDS encoding MJ0144 family RNA dihydrouridine synthase-like protein produces the protein MECIYIEVLAPMAGITDGTFCRGLLTYGFDMVTLGGYNVDAATINAGQKILARGRPEFDVAEEEFINHIQEQTVLINDQDFWNGMISVNLRSIMPEPIIEISKLKTVDVVEINAHCRQPEITDLGCGQELLNNPSHLEKFVREVTKKAKSQVSVKIRANVPDVDISKIITAIEHAKSDYVHVDAMKPGFDHADYDLIKKIRQETSLFIIGNNSIKNLESARKMLASGADGISIARAAIGGTLSFDLTQI, from the coding sequence GTGGAGTGTATCTACATTGAAGTCCTAGCTCCCATGGCAGGCATTACTGATGGCACATTTTGCCGGGGTCTTCTAACTTACGGGTTTGACATGGTAACCTTAGGAGGTTACAATGTTGATGCAGCCACCATAAATGCCGGACAGAAAATTCTAGCCCGTGGAAGGCCTGAATTCGATGTTGCTGAAGAAGAATTCATTAACCACATCCAAGAACAGACGGTTCTAATTAATGATCAAGATTTCTGGAATGGCATGATCTCAGTTAACCTTCGTTCAATTATGCCTGAACCAATTATAGAAATATCTAAGCTTAAAACTGTGGATGTGGTGGAAATTAATGCTCACTGTCGACAGCCAGAGATAACTGATCTTGGTTGTGGCCAGGAACTGTTAAATAATCCTTCTCATCTAGAAAAATTTGTCAGAGAAGTTACAAAAAAGGCAAAAAGTCAGGTTTCGGTGAAAATAAGAGCCAACGTGCCTGATGTTGACATTTCTAAGATAATAACTGCCATAGAACATGCAAAATCAGATTATGTTCATGTTGATGCCATGAAACCTGGTTTTGACCATGCTGACTATGATCTAATAAAAAAAATCCGCCAGGAAACTTCCCTGTTCATTATAGGCAACAATTCCATCAAAAATCTCGAATCTGCAAGAAAAATGTTGGCTTCTGGAGCTGATGGAATATCAATTGCCAGGGCAGCCATTGGAGGAACATTGTCCTTTGATCTAACCCAAATTTAG
- the cofD gene encoding 2-phospho-L-lactate transferase, which translates to MISVLSGGTGTPKLLQGMVQVMDPEDITVIVNTVENDYFSGVYVAPDVDTVMYTLAGIINEDTWYGVKNDSFITHDRLKEIGCPETLRIGDRDRALKIQKTLLMEKEPLSKAIDIQRKELGIKSRIIPMSDQESHITITTEAGEMEFHEFLVENQGKPEVQDISYQNVDPAPGIIESIKNSDMVIIGPSNPITSIGPIISDKNVRKALQNVYVAAISPIVGYQPVSGPAAKFMDAMGHEISSLGVASIYKDFLDKFIIDLEDVDSQEEIEKLISKVMITQTIMRNMTDKINLARCILGENV; encoded by the coding sequence ATGATAAGCGTCCTTTCTGGTGGAACTGGTACTCCCAAACTCCTGCAAGGCATGGTGCAGGTGATGGATCCGGAAGATATCACGGTAATTGTGAACACTGTTGAAAATGATTACTTTTCTGGAGTTTACGTTGCCCCTGATGTGGATACTGTGATGTACACTCTGGCTGGAATCATCAATGAAGACACCTGGTATGGGGTCAAGAATGATAGTTTTATTACCCATGACCGGTTAAAGGAGATCGGATGTCCAGAAACACTCCGGATTGGGGATCGTGACCGTGCCCTGAAAATACAAAAAACCCTTCTTATGGAGAAGGAACCCCTATCAAAAGCTATAGATATTCAGAGAAAAGAATTAGGTATCAAATCAAGAATAATTCCCATGAGTGACCAGGAATCCCATATAACCATAACTACCGAAGCTGGTGAAATGGAATTTCATGAATTTCTGGTGGAAAATCAGGGAAAGCCAGAAGTGCAGGACATAAGTTACCAGAATGTAGATCCAGCCCCGGGCATAATAGAGTCCATCAAAAATTCAGATATGGTGATTATTGGACCATCAAATCCCATAACATCCATAGGACCAATAATATCAGACAAAAATGTTAGAAAAGCACTTCAAAATGTTTATGTTGCTGCTATCTCCCCAATAGTTGGATATCAACCTGTTAGTGGACCTGCAGCTAAATTCATGGACGCTATGGGTCATGAAATTTCATCTTTAGGAGTTGCCAGTATTTATAAGGATTTTCTGGATAAATTCATAATTGACTTGGAAGATGTGGATTCTCAGGAAGAAATAGAAAAACTAATATCTAAGGTCATGATAACTCAGACCATCATGAGGAACATGACTGATAAAATAAATTTAGCCAGATGTATTTTGGGTGAAAATGTATGA
- a CDS encoding IMP cyclohydrolase, with product MYLGRMLAVGSNKTGNFVAYRVSSRSFPNRITRTFPERVAVVPKEGHEKDVFENPYIAYNCIQIVGDVAVVSNGSHTDVIAEKIASGMSIRDSITLSLLTMDYEKDDFNTPRIAGATTLDGESYIGIITHEKVTVEKVPAGESCYIAVYEHVQPETVEFTASSASEAAQFIMDGGKFAEFANPVTSAAGFGKEKWELVSI from the coding sequence ATGTATCTTGGAAGAATGTTAGCAGTTGGAAGTAATAAAACAGGCAATTTTGTTGCTTATCGTGTTTCCAGTCGTTCTTTTCCCAACCGAATTACCCGTACATTCCCTGAAAGAGTGGCTGTAGTTCCTAAGGAAGGACATGAAAAAGATGTTTTTGAAAATCCATACATAGCCTACAACTGCATACAAATAGTAGGGGATGTGGCGGTGGTTTCCAACGGATCACACACTGATGTTATAGCTGAAAAAATCGCATCAGGTATGAGCATCAGAGATTCTATAACACTTTCTCTCCTGACTATGGACTATGAAAAAGATGATTTTAACACCCCCAGAATTGCAGGGGCAACCACTCTTGATGGAGAATCATACATAGGCATCATTACCCATGAAAAAGTTACGGTAGAGAAGGTACCTGCTGGTGAATCATGTTACATTGCTGTTTATGAACATGTTCAACCCGAAACAGTGGAATTTACTGCTAGCAGTGCATCTGAAGCTGCTCAATTCATAATGGACGGAGGAAAATTCGCTGAATTTGCCAATCCTGTTACTTCTGCCGCAGGATTTGGAAAAGAAAAATGGGAATTAGTTTCAATCTAA
- a CDS encoding coenzyme F420-0:L-glutamate ligase, with protein MEIKIIGIKGIPLIRKGDDLSELILHASRNHDILLDDEDILVIAETAVAKAEGNVIHLKTMEPGKQAHQLAKQTGKDVEIVEAIIDESNEIIKVGPDFIISETKHGFVCANAGIDESNVDDGMATPIPVNPDYSAQQIREKIEKKIGKRIAVIISDTQGRAFREGAIGTAIGISGMEPLWDRCGEHDLYGRELKTTSIAVADELSSAASLVMGQADEGMPVVIIRGIQYFQKLINDSATIKPLIRPKKYDVFRD; from the coding sequence ATGGAAATTAAAATCATCGGCATAAAAGGTATCCCCCTTATACGAAAGGGAGATGACCTATCAGAACTTATTCTTCATGCATCAAGAAATCATGATATTCTGCTGGATGACGAAGATATCCTGGTCATTGCCGAAACCGCAGTGGCCAAGGCTGAAGGCAACGTAATTCATCTGAAGACTATGGAACCTGGAAAACAAGCCCATCAACTGGCCAAACAGACTGGAAAAGATGTTGAAATTGTTGAAGCCATAATTGATGAATCTAATGAAATCATTAAGGTGGGTCCTGACTTCATTATTTCTGAAACAAAACATGGTTTTGTTTGCGCCAATGCGGGTATTGATGAATCTAATGTGGATGATGGAATGGCAACCCCTATTCCTGTGAATCCAGATTACAGTGCCCAACAGATAAGGGAAAAAATAGAAAAAAAGATTGGGAAAAGAATTGCAGTCATAATATCTGATACTCAGGGAAGGGCATTCCGTGAAGGTGCCATTGGTACCGCCATAGGTATTTCTGGAATGGAACCACTTTGGGATCGTTGCGGTGAACATGATCTATACGGAAGAGAACTTAAAACTACTAGCATAGCAGTGGCTGATGAGTTATCTTCAGCTGCATCCCTGGTAATGGGGCAAGCAGATGAAGGAATGCCTGTAGTCATCATCAGAGGCATCCAATACTTCCAAAAGCTTATAAACGATTCTGCCACGATTAAACCATTGATCAGACCAAAAAAGTATGATGTTTTCCGTGATTGA
- a CDS encoding AAA family ATPase, translated as MKQNNITPDPIVSEKKTSTGIEDTGKEAKMVVLQSIGYPFLCNLVENPKIEIFDNELFELYAREQWIGYKVEEGSFLFDQKLLPDFAFKVIKTHPDNSRITKNTSILLMEVEEVREVKKIESNLKMTDVIGQERAKTKCKIITRYLQEPESFQEWAPKNVLFHGTPGTGKTMLAKSLSNELQVPLFLVKATSLIGEHVGDGARQIHDLFDAAAACAPAVIFIDEIDAIGLDRRYQSLRGDVSEVVNALLTEMDGINSNLGVVTIGATNNPQLLDYALRSRFEEEIEFVLPDEEERRAILEMYVKSMPLPVAADVKKLVSLSKGMSGRDIKDRLLKVALHKAISEDQDVVTWDNFLYALKHHEKEKNEPKDMFA; from the coding sequence TTGAAACAGAACAACATAACTCCTGATCCAATAGTATCTGAAAAAAAGACTTCCACAGGTATAGAAGACACGGGAAAAGAAGCTAAAATGGTTGTACTTCAATCAATTGGATATCCTTTTCTGTGCAATCTGGTGGAAAATCCTAAAATAGAAATATTCGACAACGAACTTTTTGAGTTGTATGCCCGTGAGCAATGGATAGGTTACAAGGTGGAGGAAGGATCTTTCCTTTTTGACCAGAAGTTACTGCCTGATTTTGCATTTAAAGTAATTAAAACTCATCCAGACAACTCTAGAATAACTAAAAATACTTCCATACTTCTTATGGAAGTAGAAGAAGTTCGTGAAGTTAAAAAGATTGAAAGTAACCTGAAAATGACCGATGTCATTGGTCAGGAAAGAGCCAAGACCAAGTGCAAGATCATAACCCGTTACCTGCAGGAACCAGAGAGTTTCCAGGAATGGGCACCCAAAAACGTTTTATTCCATGGTACTCCAGGTACTGGGAAGACAATGTTGGCCAAATCATTATCTAATGAACTTCAGGTCCCTCTTTTCCTGGTTAAGGCCACCAGCCTCATAGGGGAACATGTAGGGGATGGAGCGCGTCAGATACATGATCTGTTCGATGCTGCAGCAGCTTGTGCCCCGGCAGTTATTTTCATTGATGAGATAGATGCAATTGGCCTTGACCGGCGGTACCAGTCCCTTAGAGGGGATGTTTCAGAGGTGGTGAACGCCCTATTAACTGAGATGGATGGTATCAACTCTAATCTTGGTGTAGTGACTATCGGAGCTACTAACAATCCTCAATTACTCGATTACGCTCTAAGGAGCAGATTCGAAGAGGAAATCGAATTTGTTCTCCCTGATGAAGAAGAAAGAAGAGCAATACTAGAAATGTACGTTAAATCCATGCCACTTCCTGTTGCTGCAGATGTTAAAAAACTGGTCTCGTTATCCAAGGGAATGTCAGGCAGAGATATCAAAGACCGTTTGCTGAAAGTGGCATTGCACAAAGCCATATCAGAGGACCAGGATGTTGTAACCTGGGATAACTTCCTTTATGCCTTAAAACATCATGAAAAAGAGAAGAATGAACCGAAGGACATGTTTGCCTGA
- a CDS encoding methanogenesis marker 9 domain-containing protein, with product MAWEDAPSHVCRGGDKRAMAFCCPPVKPCPIAFALEDAGISAQEYVEIKENFGKKTRLGEGEGTCFGSLVWCCKPSKPCPLRDMVLRRIGMSTDEYMDLKHQLSEELVGHEPADNETNIKALSETFNVSTDEASQVLSECGNDIKTAIKVLRMKNLEL from the coding sequence ATGGCATGGGAAGATGCACCATCACACGTATGTAGAGGGGGAGATAAAAGAGCAATGGCATTTTGTTGTCCACCTGTTAAACCCTGTCCCATTGCATTTGCCCTTGAAGATGCAGGGATCAGTGCTCAGGAGTATGTTGAAATTAAAGAGAATTTTGGAAAAAAAACCCGACTTGGAGAAGGTGAAGGAACCTGTTTTGGCTCCCTGGTCTGGTGTTGTAAACCTTCCAAACCATGTCCACTACGAGATATGGTGTTACGCCGGATTGGAATGAGCACTGATGAATACATGGACTTAAAACACCAGCTATCTGAAGAACTGGTAGGCCATGAACCAGCAGACAACGAAACCAACATAAAAGCCCTTTCTGAGACCTTTAATGTGTCCACTGATGAAGCATCCCAGGTCCTTTCTGAATGCGGTAATGATATTAAAACTGCTATTAAGGTTCTTAGAATGAAAAATCTAGAATTATAG
- the hemA gene encoding glutamyl-tRNA reductase: MILNIRIDHKTADINKIEESTRNMDEIFANIQHDHQVQEYVQVKTCNRAEIYMVLDEAPLHYQWGGLVVEKDEKALEHVLKLSCGLESMIIGEDQILGQLKDAHKVSVKKGHCGPVLDNVFTKATHVGQVVRKKTQINQGSVSIGSAAVNLAESVLGDLKCKKVLIIGAGKMGTLVAKALVEKHLKAIVVANRTYDRAVCLAKELGGDAIRFDRLARAISDADVVISATGAPHAILTREKVNVAVPPENLEKMVMVDIANPRDIEEDVEDLGVKLYNIDDLRGIADNNKKKRQSEAKKAEKIVAEELDLLEKSLQHLEVEPIIANIRSQAEIIRLRETEKAYHMLGDMNGKEKVVDHLTKVVVDRVFYNIIHNLKEAAENDDTEVINSAKYLFKNKT; the protein is encoded by the coding sequence ATGATTCTTAACATCCGAATCGACCATAAAACCGCGGATATTAATAAAATAGAAGAGTCCACCCGGAATATGGATGAAATATTCGCGAATATTCAACACGATCATCAAGTGCAGGAGTATGTTCAGGTAAAAACTTGCAACCGTGCTGAGATTTACATGGTCCTGGATGAAGCCCCCCTACATTATCAGTGGGGAGGATTAGTTGTTGAAAAGGATGAAAAAGCCCTTGAACACGTTTTGAAACTTTCGTGCGGATTGGAATCCATGATCATCGGAGAAGATCAAATACTCGGCCAACTCAAGGATGCTCACAAAGTTAGCGTTAAGAAAGGCCATTGTGGCCCTGTTTTAGATAATGTTTTCACCAAAGCCACACACGTGGGGCAGGTAGTACGTAAAAAGACACAGATTAATCAGGGTTCAGTTTCCATTGGTTCTGCAGCAGTGAATCTCGCTGAATCAGTTCTTGGTGATCTTAAATGTAAAAAAGTGCTGATTATCGGTGCTGGTAAAATGGGGACACTGGTAGCCAAAGCCCTGGTAGAAAAACATCTTAAAGCAATTGTGGTAGCTAACCGAACCTATGATCGTGCGGTTTGCCTGGCTAAAGAACTGGGAGGCGATGCAATCCGTTTTGACCGCCTGGCCAGAGCAATATCAGATGCGGACGTAGTTATAAGTGCAACTGGAGCACCACACGCTATACTCACCCGCGAAAAGGTAAATGTAGCTGTTCCACCTGAAAATCTGGAAAAGATGGTTATGGTGGATATAGCCAATCCTCGAGACATTGAAGAGGACGTTGAAGATTTGGGAGTTAAACTTTATAACATAGATGATTTAAGAGGAATAGCCGATAATAACAAAAAAAAGCGGCAATCTGAGGCTAAAAAAGCTGAAAAAATTGTTGCTGAAGAGTTAGACCTTCTGGAGAAATCCCTTCAACACTTGGAAGTAGAACCTATCATTGCCAATATAAGAAGCCAGGCTGAGATCATCCGATTACGAGAAACAGAGAAAGCTTACCACATGTTGGGAGATATGAATGGTAAGGAGAAGGTTGTAGATCATCTTACCAAAGTAGTGGTGGATCGTGTGTTTTATAACATCATACATAATCTAAAGGAAGCCGCAGAAAATGATGATACAGAGGTTATAAACTCTGCTAAGTACCTTTTTAAAAACAAAACTTAA
- a CDS encoding DUF4013 domain-containing protein, with amino-acid sequence MGINSFFKDAILYTTSDWRNVLFLGVILFLTDYIVDLNTPSIIEEFPYLVILAVVIFLSLVEVGYGFRIVEETVKGSHKPPSFHHPWDLFWHGVKESIILLIYFVIPLILVVMGIYEFELFFGLDFSFLTMGCYLVIGIIFFLFFNVMFQGAVLNMAHHGGSIASGFDIPSIFRKIRMVKLKNMLFISFITIITLYIVKQAIFDTLHALPYMLPYINISVGDVVSTVIVAPFLTIFTARLLGLIDVEDNLN; translated from the coding sequence ATGGGAATAAATTCTTTTTTTAAAGATGCCATACTCTACACTACTTCAGACTGGCGTAATGTTCTTTTTTTAGGTGTGATATTATTCTTAACTGATTATATTGTGGATTTAAATACTCCATCAATTATTGAAGAATTTCCTTATCTTGTAATACTCGCAGTGGTAATATTTTTATCCCTGGTTGAGGTGGGTTATGGTTTTCGTATAGTGGAGGAAACAGTGAAGGGATCACATAAACCACCTAGTTTCCACCATCCTTGGGATTTGTTCTGGCATGGAGTCAAAGAGAGCATTATATTATTGATATATTTTGTTATACCGTTAATCCTAGTTGTAATGGGAATTTATGAGTTTGAACTATTTTTTGGTCTTGATTTCAGTTTTTTGACCATGGGATGCTATTTAGTAATTGGAATAATATTTTTCTTGTTTTTTAATGTAATGTTTCAGGGTGCGGTTTTAAACATGGCCCATCATGGGGGTAGTATAGCTTCAGGGTTTGATATTCCCAGTATTTTTAGAAAGATTAGAATGGTTAAGTTGAAAAACATGCTTTTTATTTCATTTATAACCATAATAACTCTTTATATAGTTAAACAGGCCATTTTCGACACTCTACATGCCTTACCCTATATGTTGCCCTATATTAATATTTCTGTGGGGGATGTTGTTTCCACAGTTATTGTAGCTCCATTCCTGACGATATTCACCGCCCGTTTATTAGGGCTGATTGATGTGGAAGATAATTTAAATTAG
- a CDS encoding GTP cyclohydrolase III: protein MIQMTLIQIDNYGPWTVTPAPRAEADLQILQAELYADLQRQFAAKGGLVFFTRFDNMLAVTNGVDMDHHLRIQKSISNRYPITVSMGVGTAETPYEAQRSATSALQKYGGAQSEERSEILAIEGMVNPDDSFVQIAHIDINGITDSLTDIIPAYDTSFIVNRVQHFLMKKLIEKGSLLFFIGGDNFMSPCNGMNPEGILKVIEEIEEEINIALKAGVGKAPTAEKAANLADLALEEIRDGNTYNLVHVMK, encoded by the coding sequence ATGATACAAATGACTTTAATCCAGATTGACAACTATGGACCTTGGACCGTTACCCCCGCTCCCAGGGCCGAAGCCGACCTGCAAATCCTGCAGGCAGAGCTATACGCAGACCTGCAAAGGCAATTCGCAGCCAAAGGGGGACTGGTCTTCTTCACCCGCTTTGACAACATGCTAGCGGTGACCAATGGAGTGGATATGGATCACCATCTGCGAATTCAAAAATCCATCAGCAACCGCTACCCCATCACAGTGAGTATGGGTGTGGGAACTGCTGAAACCCCATACGAGGCTCAGAGAAGTGCTACCAGTGCCTTACAGAAATATGGCGGAGCTCAATCAGAAGAACGCAGCGAAATTTTGGCAATTGAAGGCATGGTTAACCCAGATGACAGTTTCGTGCAAATTGCCCATATTGACATAAACGGCATCACCGACTCACTTACCGACATCATCCCGGCATATGATACTTCTTTTATTGTGAACCGAGTTCAACACTTCTTGATGAAAAAATTAATTGAAAAAGGTTCACTGCTCTTTTTCATTGGTGGAGATAACTTCATGTCACCATGTAATGGCATGAACCCCGAGGGAATACTTAAAGTCATTGAGGAAATTGAAGAAGAAATCAACATCGCCCTGAAAGCAGGTGTTGGAAAGGCACCTACCGCGGAAAAGGCAGCTAATCTTGCTGATCTTGCACTGGAAGAAATTAGGGACGGTAACACCTACAACCTGGTTCATGTGATGAAATAA
- a CDS encoding precorrin-2 dehydrogenase/sirohydrochlorin ferrochelatase family protein, with product MGWTPLYLDMQDKNVLVVGSGEVGERRARRFLQSGANVVISSGHVSNQLEELGAIYKPRKELSKWADWADLVVVASGDTQLNQEVSSLSKDKLINRADHPEEGNLIVPSSFFIGDVQFSIFTQGKSPLMAKELRKRIQSVVNKKDILQLELQHFTRQLLKEKVEDQKKRRDYLYQILNDKKINELLDNGKVEQAQSYITQVLENLH from the coding sequence ATGGGATGGACTCCCCTCTACTTAGATATGCAGGATAAAAATGTGCTTGTGGTGGGGTCAGGAGAAGTTGGTGAAAGAAGAGCACGTCGTTTTCTTCAATCAGGCGCCAACGTAGTAATCAGCTCTGGCCATGTTTCAAACCAGCTTGAAGAATTAGGAGCTATCTATAAACCACGCAAAGAACTTTCAAAGTGGGCAGATTGGGCTGACCTGGTGGTGGTGGCCAGTGGCGATACACAACTAAACCAGGAAGTAAGTTCTCTATCCAAGGACAAACTTATAAACAGAGCCGACCATCCTGAAGAGGGAAATTTAATTGTTCCATCATCATTTTTTATTGGAGATGTTCAGTTTTCCATATTCACCCAGGGAAAAAGTCCTCTCATGGCCAAAGAATTAAGAAAACGTATTCAATCAGTAGTTAATAAAAAAGATATTCTTCAACTGGAGTTGCAGCATTTCACCCGTCAGTTACTGAAAGAAAAAGTGGAAGATCAGAAGAAACGTCGTGATTATTTATACCAAATATTAAATGATAAAAAAATAAATGAACTTTTAGATAACGGTAAAGTGGAACAAGCTCAATCCTACATTACTCAAGTTCTGGAAAACCTGCATTAA